The following is a genomic window from Spirosoma agri.
TCATCCAGACCCAGAATACCATCGCTCATCAACTGGATCAGCGTATCAATCCGTTTTTTCTCGAACAGGAGTTTGGCCAGGTTCGAGTGCTCATATTCATCCAGTTTCTGCGCCATTGAATTGAACGAACGGGCCAGTTCGCCAAACTCATCGCTGGAGCGGAAGTGCAAACGTTCTTCAAAATTCCGGCTGGTTATCTCCCGAATACCGCGCGTCAGTTCCCGAACCGGACGGGCGATATAACCGGGAAAGTTGACAATGAACGACAGGATGATCAGGAAGCATACCGTACCGACAACTGCCAGCAGCAACAGCGCATCCTTAGCGGTTTTTTCGGCGGTGCCATTTTTTCGAAACATGGCCTGTCGGTTGATGTCGTCCAGCTGCAACAGATTAGTTTGCAGTCGCTTGATTGCTACGGTATCGGTGGGAGTAGCTTTTAAGCGGTTCAGATCACGGCGCAAGGCTGTCGTCAGTTCCTGTTCACCTTCTTCCGTCACATTGACTTCCTGCTTGCGCAGGTTCTCGTCGAACTGGGTCAGTGCGTTGGGATCGGTAGCGCGGTCGAACAGAGCTTTCTGCATGTCGCTGACGTACTGAAGCGAAATGTAATTATCCTTCAGGATCGCCTGCGAATCGTCGGCCAGTTCGCCCAGGTAATACGCGCTCAATCCGCCCAGTCCGAGAATGATGGCGAACATGAAGGCCAGACCGAGCGATATTTTTGCTTTAATCGTCATGAGAGAATGATCAGGTCGGTGGCGGATTCGGATAATTTAGTCAACAGCTGGTTGAAGGCATTGGTGCGCAAAATGACCTGAATCAGGGTAATGTGTGGTTTACCGATGCAAACTGTCGTAATGTTACGCTGTTCGACGGTTTCGGCAATGGCGTTGACAATATGGTTGCTCTTTATCTGAATGACTTCGGCCCCCAGTTCAGTAGCCAGTTTCAGGTTGTTGATCAAATGACGCTGTACGTCCAGCTTGATCCGGTCGGAATCTTCGGAAGGCGTCTGAACGTAAAGCACAAACCAGCGGGACTGATAGTAACTGGCCAGACGCGCCGTCTTGCGAATAACCCGTCGGGCTATTTCGTGATTACTGCTTATGGCCGCCAAAAATCGCTCCGGTTTCAACTGGGTGCCGGGAGCGACCTGCGTTTCAATCTTACGCTCAACGGCGGTGGCCACTTCTTTAAGCGCCAGTTCGCGCAGTTGTAGAATCTTGTCCGGCTGAAAAAAATTACCCAGTGCCGTTTCGACTTTCGCGCGGTCATAAATCTTACCGTCCTTAAGCCGTGTAATCAGCTCATCGGCGGTCAGGTCGATGTTGACGACTTCATCGGCCAGTTGCAGGATGCGGTCGGGAACGCGCTCGGCAACGTCGATGCCGGTGATTTGCCGAACGGACGTGTGAAGGCTCTCGATATGCTGAATGTTAACGGCACTGATCACATTGATACCCGCATCCAGAATGTCCAGCACATCCTGCCAGCGTTTTTCATTTTTCGAACCGGGAATGTTCGTATGCGCCAGTTCATCGACGATCACCAGCTCGGGGTGGAGGTTGATGACCGTCTGTAGGTCCATCTCGTCCAGTTCGCGCCCTTTGTAAAACAGCCGCCGACGGGCAATAACGGGCAATCCCGTGACCAGCGCCTGCGTTTCAGCCCGGTTATGCGTTTCGACAAAGCCGATCCTGACGTCAATTCCCCCGCGTAACAAGGCGTGGGCCTCCTGCAACATCCGATACGTTTTGCCGACCCCGGCGCTCATGCCAATATAAATCTTGAACTTCCCCCGCCTTGACTGACGGAGGAGGTTCAAAAAGTGCTCGGCATTCTGGTCGCGGTTGTCGCTCAGCATGACAAACTAGTGGACGGTTAAAATGATATGGCTAAACTGGTTGTCAATGAGGTGTTTGTGCGGCTAGGGTTGGTACTGGTCTCGAAGATAGCGTCCTGGCTGGAATAGACTTTGCCTTCGATTCGGAACACGGCTGTGGGCAAAATGAAGTAGTCGGCGTTCAGCGAATAGCCCCAGGTTTTGAACCCGTTTGCCGTTCCGGTAGCGATGATTACACCATTTTTGTCGTCGTAATACTCAACCCGTCCCGCTAGTTTCACCGCATCACTGACCGAATACCGCACGATCGCTACCGGCGAATACCAGACGTAACGGCCGCTGCCTACCCGCTGTCCGTCCGAACCGATCGGCTTCCGATCAGAGCCAATGTCAAAACCCAGAATGGTACTGATCGTCCCGTTCGGATTTAGTATCGCGTAGAAATTATTGAAAAAGCGCGACTGTTTCAGTGAATCGGGCCGGTCGCTGCCGAGAAACGTACTCCAATTCAGAACGACGTTGGCGCTGGGTTTATACTGCACCTGCGTGCTGATTGCCGGGCCGGTGTAGCCCGGTAGTTTTGCAATCCGTTGCCACCCATTGACAACCGAACCAAGCAGCGTCCATTTTCCATTGGAAGTATTGTATGTCAACTTGGCTCCTGACAAATAATACGGTGAATTCTCGGCCAGCAGACTCCGGGTCAGCGTCCAGCAATCTTTCGAGATGGCGCTTTCAAAACCGATGTGCGATGTAAAAATACCCGCGTCCAGCCACAGATCGCGCGTTTTGCTGAGCTTTACACCCGCATTGGCCTCGTAAACATTTCTCAGCAACGGTTGCTCGGCGGTATAGTTGTACTGCGCATACGTACCCACCTGAATCGCCAGATTACCACGAACGCGCTCACTGGCGTAAGCGGCTTTGATGAAGGCCAGATTCACGTTAATTTCGCGGTTTCGCTTGTGGTTATAAAGAAAGCCGGGGCGTTCCTGACTGGTTTTCGGCGCCGTGAAATCGTGGGCGTAGTAGGCTTCTATGTAGCCGCTGACTGTCAGCGAATTTTGCACGGGTTGCACTGTACTTGTACTAGCGGTCGTATCGGTTGCCTGTTGCGCGAACGAAGGTTGTGCCATTGCTGAACCAGCGACAGCTAGCATGACGTAAACGGTGTATTTCATGATTTTTGTTGTACTCAGTTTACAGGTCCGAATAGGCTCCGGCTATTCGGGTAATGGGAAAATTGTATAAAGTAATCCATTCGCAAACAGCCGGAGCCTGTTCGAGCCAATTGTTATTTTAGACCATCCAGCGCTACGTTCAGTTTGAGAACGTTCACTTTCGATGGACCGAAGAGGCCGATAAACGGACCTTCCGTATGGTCATCGACCAGTTGATTCAACCGCTCGGTGTTGATACCACGAACTTTTGCAATCCGGGCCACCTGAATTTTAGCAGCCTCGGGCGATAAGTCCGGGTCCAGCCCCGAACCTGATGCGGTTACCAGTTCGGCCGGAATAGCGGCTTTCTGAATACCTGGATTATGAACCAGAAAGGTGTCGATACGAGCCTGAACTGCTTTCAGATAATCGGGGTTCGACGGACCTTTGTTCGATCCGGCTGATCCGGCTGCGTTATACTCTACTGCCGACGGACGGCTGTTGAAGTAACGATCGTTGGTAAATTTCTGTCCGACCAATGCGTAGCCGACTACCTTACCGTTAACGACAACGGTTTCCCCTTTTCCTCCGCCGGGCGCGAACCGGCTGACACCCGCAATAACCAATGGATAAATGACTGAGAGTATCACCAGCAGTACAAGCGTAAGCCGAATGGCTGGTCCAATGTGATTTTTCATGAGTTTATTTTTTTTGTAGAGACCGGTCCGCCGTTGCGGCATTCCCATGCGTCTCCTGTGCGACAGCAAAAACCATCCGGTCATGAGACGCAATACCTTGCGTCTCTTCGGGTCGTTATTACACGAACAGGCCGACGACCAGATCAATTAATTTTATACCGATGAATGGCGCAACGATACCGCCTAAACCGTAGATGAACAGGTTCCGGCGAAGCAGGGCTGATGCGCCAATCGGTTTGTATTCAACGCCACGCAGGGCCAGCGGAATCAGCATCGGAATAATGATCGCGTTGAAGATCACCGCCGACAGAATGGCTGATTCTGAACTGTGTAATTTCATGATGTTGATGGCCTGCAAAGCCGGGATCGACATTACGAACAGGGCGGGCACAATCGCGAAATATTTGGCTACGTCGTTGGCGATCGAAAAGGTTGTCAGCGTACCCCGCGTGATGAGCAACTGCTTACCAATTTCAACGATTTCGATCAGTTTCGTCGGGTCATTGTCCAGATCGACCATGTTACCCGCTTCTTTAGCGGCCTGCGTGCCGGAATTCATCGCCACACCTACGTCGGCCTGCGCCAGTGCCGGAGCGTCGTTCGTGCCATCGCCCATCATCGCGACGAGCTTGCCACCGGTTTGCTCGTGGCGGATGTAGTTCATTTTGTCTTCCGGTTTGGCTTCGGCGATGTAATCGTCTACTCCTGCTTTTTCAGCAATGAACTTGGCCGTTAGTGGGTTGTCGCCCGTCACCATCACCGTTTTTACGCCCATTTTCCGGAGTCGGTCAAAACGTTCCGAAATGCCGGGTTTGATAATGTCCTGCAATTCGATGACACCTTTCACCACGTCATTTTCAGATACGACCAATGGCGTACCACCGTTGGCGGCAATCGTTTTGGCCTGTTCATCGGTTTCACCCGGAAACAGATTGCCAGCCCGCGTAACAATAGTCCGGATCGAATCCGTAGCGCCCTTGCGAATCCGAACAACCGAGCCGTTCTGACCAGTAGGCATATCGATCCCTGACGAACGCGTTTCGGCGGTGAACTTAATCATCGTTGCCCCATCGGTCGATAGTTTACTGGTCACTTTCGATCCCCAGTCTCCACTTCGGGCCAGTTCGACGATCGATTTACCTTCCGGCGTTTCGTCGGCCAGTGAGCTGAGCGCCGATGCCCGAATCATGTCCTCTTCGGAGACACCCGGAGCCGGATAGAAGTGGGTTGCCTTCCGGTTGCCGATCGTGATCGTTCCGGTCTTGTCCAGCAGCAGCGTGTCGATGTCGCCCGCTGTTTCGACGGCACGGCCAGACTTCGCGATCACGTTTGCGCGTAAGGCGCGGTCCATGCCCGCAATCCCGATCGCCGATAACAGACCGCCAATCGTGGTGGGAATCAGGCAGACAAAGAGCGAGATCAGCGCGGCAATCGTGATCGGTGTGTTGGCGTACTCCGCGAACGGTTTCAACGCAACGCAGACAATGATGAAGATCAGCGTGAACCCCGCCAATAGAATCGTCAGCGCAATCTCGTTCGGCGTTTTCTGGCGACTCGCCCCTTCGACCAGCGCAATCATCTTGTCGAGAAACGACTCACCAGGCTGCGTTGTGACCTGCACTTTGATGCGGTCAGATAGTACTTTGGTGCCGCCCGTCACCGACGATTTATCGCCACCCGCTTCGCGAATCACCGGCGCAGATTCGCCCGTAATGGCTGACTCGTCGATCGTTGCCAGTCCTTCGATAATTTCACCATCGGATGGGATAATGTCGCCCGGTTCGCAGAGAAATATGTCGCCTTTCACGAGTTGGGCCGACGAGATGGTTTCCACTTCGTTCGTGTACATCGTGCCGACCGAACGGATCACTTTCGCTGGCGTTTCCTGACGCGTTTTGCGTAACGATTCCGCTTGCGCTTTACCCCGCGCTTCGGCAATGGCTTCGGCGAAGTTGGCGAACAGAATTGTCAATAGCAGAATAAACGTGATGGCTATGTTATAAGCCAGTGATCCCTGTGATGTATCGCCCGTTGTGGCAATATAAGCCGTTACCAGTACCATGACGACGGTGCCAATTTCGACGGTAAACATGACCGGATTCTTAATCAGAATCGAGGGGCTTAATTTGACAAATGACTCCCGAATTGCGGTGCCAACGAGTTCGCGCTGGAACAGTGAAGGAGATGAATTTTGCTTTGTCATTTTTGTATCTTTGATAAAAACGTAATTCGTTATGACGGTTCAACAAACATCCGTTGAGAACATCTTCCACGAGATGGGCTATACATCCAGCACGGACTATGCCATCAAAAAGGTACGGGAAGAGCTCTTGTACGAGCTTAAAGTCTGTATGGAACGGATTGAAAAATTTGAAGAAAAATATGGTGTGAGCTATGATGAATTTTCCAAGCGGTTTAGTGAACTGACTCAGTTTGGGCTGTTTGAGCGTGAAGATGATAGCATGGACTGGCGGGCCGAACTTACCGTGCTACGGGGCGTTGAGAAACGATTGACCCTGCTGGTGAAATGATTCATAATTTTCACTCGTTTCGCCATCTGATTGTCGCATCTACATCGTTTGAACCAGTCCACCGGCCAGAGATCACACAGGTGCGAGGTCATCTGATCTTCACCGACCAGTCAGTGCTACATGTGCGTGAAAATTACATTGTTGCTACTGGCTGGATCGACTACTCCTATCACTGGCAAACGGATACGCATCAATTTATTCACCGTTGGGACAATGCTCACCCGGTCGATCTATCAACTTCTCCGCACCATCAGCATATTGGCTCAGAAAATAATGTTCACCCTTCTGAACCAATGACGCTCGAAAAAGTCCTCGCTTTCATTGCCAGTCGCATCACTTCAGACTAAAATATTCGGCCAGCGGTCCCAGCGCCAGTGCCGGGAAGAACGAGAGTGCGGTAATGATAAGGATGACGGCGAAGGTCATGAGTCCGAAGGTGACCGTATCGGTCGGTAGCGTTCCTGACGATTCGGGTACGAACTTTTTGTTCGCCAGCAGACCCGCAATCGCTACTGGCCCGATGATTGGAATGAACCGGCCCAGAATCAGCACGATACCCGTTGCGTAGTTCCAGAAAAAGTTATTGTCGCCAAGTCCTTCGAAGCCCGAACCGTTGTTGGCGTTCGCGGACGTGAACTCATACAGCAGTTCCGTAAAGCCGTGATTCGTTGGGTTGTTGAGCCAGGCCGATGGTTTGACGAGCCAGGCTGCATCGCCATAATGAACAAACAGCCAGGCCGCCAAAGCCGTACCACCTTTCACGAGCAACGTACTCAGCAGGGCCACGATAGACGCAATTTTGATTTCCCGCGCTTCGACCTTCCGTCCGAACAATTCCGGCGTTCGACCGACCATTAATCCAGAAATAAAGACGGCGATGATCAGGTAATAATAGTAGTTCAGGAAACCGACACCGCAACCGCCGTAGAACGCGTTGGTCATCATGCCGAGCAGTTCCATCGTACCCGACAGAGCCATCGACGAATCGTGCATGGAGTTGACCGACCCGGTCGAAATAATCGTCGTCATGATACTCCAGTACGCCGACGCCAGTGGCCCGAACCGAGCCTCCTTGCCTTCCATCGCACCCGTGGGCTGACCTACACCCAGTTGCGCAATGGCGGGGTTACCATGCACTTCGGTGATCAGCGTAGGAATGAGTAGACAGAGCATACCGAGCGTCATGACGCCGTAGATGACCCACGTAAACCGCCGACGATTGATCAAAAAGCCCAGGGCGAAGAGCATTGCAATCGGTAAAATTACCTGCGCTATCATTTCAACCATGTTGGTAAAATAGCTGGGGTTTTCGAGGGGGTGCGCCGAGTTGGCCCCGAACCAGCCTCCACCGTTGGTCCCGACGTGTTTGATCGCAATCATGCCCGCTGCTGGTCCGCGCGAAACGCCGACCGTGTCGCCCTGCATCGTCACGATACTGTCCTTACCGTCGAAACTGGCCGGGGTACCATTGAACGCCAGGAGTAGGGCTACTACAAACGCAATGGGCAATAAAATTCGGGTAAGCGCCTTCACGAAAAATACGTAGAAGTTGCCGACCGTATCAACCACTTTGGGCAGAAACGACCGGATGATCAGCAGAAGCGAAGCGATACCCGTTGCGGCTGACGTAAACATCAGAAAGTTCATGACGAATAACTGGGTCAGGTAGGTTGCGCCCGATTCGCCGGAATAGTGCTGCAAATCGCAGTTGACCATAAAGCTGATCGCCGTATTAAAGGCCAGGTCCGGCGTCATGGATGGGTTGCCGTCTGGATTGAGCGGCAGCGTACCTTGCAATAGCAATAGCGTAAAGGCGAAGGCCAGCCATACGGCGTTGATCGTCAGGAGGGCGGCAAGGTTTTCTTTCCAGTTCATTTCGCGGGTCGGGTCAATGCCGCCGATGCGATAAATGAACCGTTCCAGCGGCCCGTTGGCCGATTCAGGTCGAAAGACGTTGGCAATGTAGTTGCCCAGTGGGATGGCCAGCAGAACGGTTAGCCCGTACATGGCCACAACGCCCAGTAATTCAGTTGACATCTGTTTAAAAACGAGAGTGAGAAAGAGCGAAAGAGTGCCGTTTCCGACGTTGAAGCCGCAACACTAAATGCGACCCTGCCTCTTGTTGGGTTAAAAATTTTCTGGTTTGATCAGGACGTACAGCATGTACGCGAAAACCAGCAATGCGATGATAAATAAGCCTGTGAGCATGCGTATTGAGCGAAAGCGTGAAGTGGCGAATGAGTAGTTGCGATCTGCCTGTAATCATTCACTCATGGTACAATCGATCTAAATGTGTTCAAACCATTTGATGAATTTATAGAAGAAGGTGAAGCAGATCACCGCCGTTGCAACGAGGAGGACGATTTCCATAAAAGCAATTCCGTTTAGTTCGAACAGGGTATGCCAAAAAGCAGTCCACAGCGTAGGTAGTAGAAAAACAATATGCGTATTGTGTTGATAGTTAAGTGATTATTAATAAGATGGATGTGGGGCTGAGACCGCATAGCTCCGCTGACCTTCTCATTTTGACAAGGTCTATTCTCATTTTGGGAATGCTGAATTAGGGCTATAAGTAGCCTAGCTGATACTCTTCGTATTTGCGATAGAGCGTGCTAAGGCTGATGCCGAGGAGCCGGGCGGCTTCGGCTTTGTTGCCACTGGTGTGGCGCAATACCTGTTCGATGTGGTGTTTCTCGACCGTAGCGAGATCGTAAGAAAAAACAGCCGCCGGACCAGCTGGCGACTGAACATCCAGCGGCAGGTAGTCGGGCACCAGCGTTTGGCCGTCACTCAAAATGACCGCTCGTTCAATGACGTTCTTCAATTCGCGGATATTGCCTTTCCAGCTGTATCGGGTTAGCGTTTCGATAAAAGCCGGGCTAAGTGTCATGTCTTTTTTACCGACTTTAGCAGCCTCCTGCCGGGTCAATACGTCGGCCAGAACCGGAATGTCATCGCGCCGGTCGCGTAGGGGAGGCAGTTCGATGGAAAACACGGAAAGTCGGTAGTATAAGTCAGACCGGAACTGGGCGGTTTCAGCATCATGTTTCAGGTCGCGGTTGGTGGCAGCAACGACCCGAACATCGGTTTTAGTTGGCTTGGTGTCGCCAACGCGCATGAACTCATGGGTTTCGAGCACACGTAATAATTTTGCCTGAAGGTCGAGCGCCATCTCGCCGATCTCATCCAGAAAAATCGTCCCTTTGTTGGCTTCCTCGAACAGCCCCTTTTTATCGCGCGTAGCCCCCGTGAACGATCCCGCCCGATGTCCGAAGAGTTCGCTTTCCAGAATTTCTTTACCCAAGGCGCTACAGTTGACGGCCACAAATGACCCCGCCCGGCGTAGACTTGCCTGATGAATAGCCTGCGCGAAAACCTCTTTCCCGGTTCCGGTTTCGCCCGTTAATAGCACCGTCGTATCGGTAACGGCGACTTTACGGGCTAAAGCAATCGCCTGCTGAATAGCCCGCGACTGACCGATAATTTTCTCAAAACCGTATTTTTGCTGAACCTGTTCTTCCAGCCGCTTGATCCGAAATTGTAACTGTGCTTTCTCGATAGCCCGGCTGACCAGCGGAATAATTCGGTCGTTGTCGTCGCCTTTGGTGATATAATCGAAGGCCCCGTTTTTAATGGCTTTCACTCCGTCGGCAATGGTTCCGTAGGCGGTCAGAACGATGATTTCGGTAGCTGGCTGAATCGTTTTGACCTGAGCGGTCAGGTCGATACCGTTACCATCGGGGAGTTTTACATCACTGATAACCAGGTCAATCTCGGTGCGTTCCAGGATGCGCAATCCACTGCGGGCATCGTCGGCCTCCATCACCTGATAATCCTCCAATGTCAGGATTCGGGCCAGCAGTTGGCGGAGTTTGGGTTCGTCGTCAATGAGGAGAATGGTGCCAGGCATAGCATTGGGTGCCGTTTAGGCGGAGCGGGAAGGCATGAATCGACCTGATTCGCTGGCAAAGATGATAAACCAGCGGGCTTTCTTACTACTCGTGACTGAATAAATTGGAAAATCCCTCAGTCATCGGGTGAATTTTTTATTCACCCGATGACTGAGGGATGACTATTTCACGACACGGGCTGGCCCAAACTTCGTTCCGAAAAAGTCGTCTTTATTCCAGGTGGGGCGGCTGTCGGCCTGGGCGGTCAAATAACCGATCAGGAATTGAAGCTGTACGTGTTTAGCCGCAGCGTTGAAATCGAACGGCTGGTTCATGTCATCCTGTGGT
Proteins encoded in this region:
- a CDS encoding sensor protein KdpD, with translation MLSDNRDQNAEHFLNLLRQSRRGKFKIYIGMSAGVGKTYRMLQEAHALLRGGIDVRIGFVETHNRAETQALVTGLPVIARRRLFYKGRELDEMDLQTVINLHPELVIVDELAHTNIPGSKNEKRWQDVLDILDAGINVISAVNIQHIESLHTSVRQITGIDVAERVPDRILQLADEVVNIDLTADELITRLKDGKIYDRAKVETALGNFFQPDKILQLRELALKEVATAVERKIETQVAPGTQLKPERFLAAISSNHEIARRVIRKTARLASYYQSRWFVLYVQTPSEDSDRIKLDVQRHLINNLKLATELGAEVIQIKSNHIVNAIAETVEQRNITTVCIGKPHITLIQVILRTNAFNQLLTKLSESATDLIILS
- a CDS encoding porin, with the protein product MKYTVYVMLAVAGSAMAQPSFAQQATDTTASTSTVQPVQNSLTVSGYIEAYYAHDFTAPKTSQERPGFLYNHKRNREINVNLAFIKAAYASERVRGNLAIQVGTYAQYNYTAEQPLLRNVYEANAGVKLSKTRDLWLDAGIFTSHIGFESAISKDCWTLTRSLLAENSPYYLSGAKLTYNTSNGKWTLLGSVVNGWQRIAKLPGYTGPAISTQVQYKPSANVVLNWSTFLGSDRPDSLKQSRFFNNFYAILNPNGTISTILGFDIGSDRKPIGSDGQRVGSGRYVWYSPVAIVRYSVSDAVKLAGRVEYYDDKNGVIIATGTANGFKTWGYSLNADYFILPTAVFRIEGKVYSSQDAIFETSTNPSRTNTSLTTSLAISF
- a CDS encoding K(+)-transporting ATPase subunit C, whose product is MKNHIGPAIRLTLVLLVILSVIYPLVIAGVSRFAPGGGKGETVVVNGKVVGYALVGQKFTNDRYFNSRPSAVEYNAAGSAGSNKGPSNPDYLKAVQARIDTFLVHNPGIQKAAIPAELVTASGSGLDPDLSPEAAKIQVARIAKVRGINTERLNQLVDDHTEGPFIGLFGPSKVNVLKLNVALDGLK
- the kdpB gene encoding potassium-transporting ATPase subunit KdpB, with amino-acid sequence MTKQNSSPSLFQRELVGTAIRESFVKLSPSILIKNPVMFTVEIGTVVMVLVTAYIATTGDTSQGSLAYNIAITFILLLTILFANFAEAIAEARGKAQAESLRKTRQETPAKVIRSVGTMYTNEVETISSAQLVKGDIFLCEPGDIIPSDGEIIEGLATIDESAITGESAPVIREAGGDKSSVTGGTKVLSDRIKVQVTTQPGESFLDKMIALVEGASRQKTPNEIALTILLAGFTLIFIIVCVALKPFAEYANTPITIAALISLFVCLIPTTIGGLLSAIGIAGMDRALRANVIAKSGRAVETAGDIDTLLLDKTGTITIGNRKATHFYPAPGVSEEDMIRASALSSLADETPEGKSIVELARSGDWGSKVTSKLSTDGATMIKFTAETRSSGIDMPTGQNGSVVRIRKGATDSIRTIVTRAGNLFPGETDEQAKTIAANGGTPLVVSENDVVKGVIELQDIIKPGISERFDRLRKMGVKTVMVTGDNPLTAKFIAEKAGVDDYIAEAKPEDKMNYIRHEQTGGKLVAMMGDGTNDAPALAQADVGVAMNSGTQAAKEAGNMVDLDNDPTKLIEIVEIGKQLLITRGTLTTFSIANDVAKYFAIVPALFVMSIPALQAINIMKLHSSESAILSAVIFNAIIIPMLIPLALRGVEYKPIGASALLRRNLFIYGLGGIVAPFIGIKLIDLVVGLFV
- a CDS encoding toxin-antitoxin system TumE family protein gives rise to the protein MIHNFHSFRHLIVASTSFEPVHRPEITQVRGHLIFTDQSVLHVRENYIVATGWIDYSYHWQTDTHQFIHRWDNAHPVDLSTSPHHQHIGSENNVHPSEPMTLEKVLAFIASRITSD
- the kdpA gene encoding potassium-transporting ATPase subunit KdpA — translated: MSTELLGVVAMYGLTVLLAIPLGNYIANVFRPESANGPLERFIYRIGGIDPTREMNWKENLAALLTINAVWLAFAFTLLLLQGTLPLNPDGNPSMTPDLAFNTAISFMVNCDLQHYSGESGATYLTQLFVMNFLMFTSAATGIASLLLIIRSFLPKVVDTVGNFYVFFVKALTRILLPIAFVVALLLAFNGTPASFDGKDSIVTMQGDTVGVSRGPAAGMIAIKHVGTNGGGWFGANSAHPLENPSYFTNMVEMIAQVILPIAMLFALGFLINRRRFTWVIYGVMTLGMLCLLIPTLITEVHGNPAIAQLGVGQPTGAMEGKEARFGPLASAYWSIMTTIISTGSVNSMHDSSMALSGTMELLGMMTNAFYGGCGVGFLNYYYYLIIAVFISGLMVGRTPELFGRKVEAREIKIASIVALLSTLLVKGGTALAAWLFVHYGDAAWLVKPSAWLNNPTNHGFTELLYEFTSANANNGSGFEGLGDNNFFWNYATGIVLILGRFIPIIGPVAIAGLLANKKFVPESSGTLPTDTVTFGLMTFAVILIITALSFFPALALGPLAEYFSLK
- a CDS encoding potassium-transporting ATPase subunit F: MLTGLFIIALLVFAYMLYVLIKPENF
- a CDS encoding sigma-54-dependent transcriptional regulator — translated: MPGTILLIDDEPKLRQLLARILTLEDYQVMEADDARSGLRILERTEIDLVISDVKLPDGNGIDLTAQVKTIQPATEIIVLTAYGTIADGVKAIKNGAFDYITKGDDNDRIIPLVSRAIEKAQLQFRIKRLEEQVQQKYGFEKIIGQSRAIQQAIALARKVAVTDTTVLLTGETGTGKEVFAQAIHQASLRRAGSFVAVNCSALGKEILESELFGHRAGSFTGATRDKKGLFEEANKGTIFLDEIGEMALDLQAKLLRVLETHEFMRVGDTKPTKTDVRVVAATNRDLKHDAETAQFRSDLYYRLSVFSIELPPLRDRRDDIPVLADVLTRQEAAKVGKKDMTLSPAFIETLTRYSWKGNIRELKNVIERAVILSDGQTLVPDYLPLDVQSPAGPAAVFSYDLATVEKHHIEQVLRHTSGNKAEAARLLGISLSTLYRKYEEYQLGYL